In Rhipicephalus microplus isolate Deutch F79 unplaced genomic scaffold, USDA_Rmic scaffold_32, whole genome shotgun sequence, the following proteins share a genomic window:
- the LOC142786797 gene encoding uncharacterized protein LOC142786797, translating into MSELRLLHLASPPLQASAIRNYTRPQLRARLQRAVTITYKYLRRQGLTLSIDKCAVLAFTRKHMSQYSIFINGTAIPAVTHHKFLGVVVHRDLSWTRHVAVLKSKLKSFALILRHVAGARWGPSESSLLQLYDALFVGYIRYSMPVLSNMRPSCVKTLESVQAQCLRRCLGLPRCTSTIGTIAEPRACPTSVYMLCESLRVHLRLLSRHRQHPLQQQVRGAGWRWLPRPLERGSQGRCIGARTKPSASQPATPAALSYDGFPPSDTEDTRSLSTTS; encoded by the exons CAAGCTTCGGCGATCCGGAACTATACTCGTCCGCAAttacgagctcgactacagcgtgcagtgacgatcacatacaaatatctacgacgtcaggggctcactctttcaatcgacaaatgcgcagtgcttgcgttcacgcgcaagcatatgtcgcaatactcgatatttattaatgggacagcgatacctgctgtaacgcaccacaagttccttggggttgtcgtacacagagatctatcgtggacaaggcatgtcgcagtacttaaatctaaattgaagagctttgctctcattcttcgccacgtagcaggagcaagatggggcccatcagaatcatcgctacttcaattatacgatgctctatttgtgggatacattcgatacagcatgccggtgctttccaatatgagacctagttgtgtgaagacactagagagtgttcaagctcaatgcttacgaagatgcttgggtctaccgcgctgcACTTCAACAATAGGGACAATCGCAGAGCCTCGGGCTTGTCCCaccagtgtatacatgctctgcgagtcacttagagttcacctccgattactgagcagacacagacagcacccact GCAGCAGCAGGTTCGCGGTGCCGGCTGGCGTTGGCTGCCGCGGCCCCTCGAGCGAGGCAGCCAGGGCCGCTGCATCGGCGCGCGGACCAAACCGAGCGCTAGTCAGCCGGCAACCCCGGCCGCGCTGAGTTACGACGGCTTTCCTCCGTCCGACACGGAGGACACCCGTTCTCTTTCCACCACCTCGTAG